Proteins encoded in a region of the Haloarcula sp. CBA1129 genome:
- the gdhB gene encoding glutamate dehydrogenase GdhB, whose product MSTQKEPSEQAPDEDESPIATARRQLEQAAEHLDLSEGLLEQLRHPSKTVEVSVPIRRTDGSVEVFSGYRVQHFEVRGPYKGGMRYHPSVSAEECTALAMLMTWKCAVMDLPFGGAKGGIVVDPSTLNQQETEQLTRRFAEELREVVGPTKDIPAPDMGTDEQTVAWFMDAYSMQEGETVPGIVTGKPTAVGGTHGREEAPGRSVAIVAREALDYYDGSIEGATVAVQGFGAVGANAARLLDSWGASVVAVSDVDGGIYDESGLDIESISADGDDHGQLGDVDAPRQLSNAELLELDVDVLIPAAVGNVLTKENAADVQASIIVEGANGPTTTAADTVFKERNIPVIPDILANAGGVTASYFEWLQHINRRSWSREEVNDELEAEMLDAWDALRTEVEDRDVTWRTAAYIVALSRIGDAMNARGLWP is encoded by the coding sequence ATGAGCACACAGAAGGAGCCATCAGAGCAAGCGCCAGACGAGGACGAATCGCCAATCGCGACTGCCCGCCGCCAGTTGGAGCAGGCGGCCGAACACCTCGACCTCTCCGAGGGGCTGCTTGAGCAACTCCGCCATCCATCGAAAACCGTCGAGGTGTCTGTCCCGATCCGCCGAACCGACGGAAGCGTCGAGGTGTTCAGCGGTTATCGCGTCCAGCACTTCGAGGTCAGAGGACCGTATAAAGGAGGGATGCGCTATCATCCAAGCGTCTCCGCCGAGGAGTGTACGGCGCTGGCGATGTTGATGACGTGGAAGTGTGCGGTGATGGATCTCCCCTTCGGCGGCGCGAAGGGCGGCATTGTCGTCGATCCGTCGACGCTCAATCAACAGGAGACCGAGCAACTCACCCGTCGGTTCGCCGAGGAGCTACGCGAAGTCGTCGGACCGACAAAAGACATCCCCGCACCCGATATGGGGACCGACGAGCAGACGGTCGCTTGGTTCATGGACGCGTATTCGATGCAGGAGGGCGAGACGGTCCCCGGAATTGTGACCGGCAAACCGACAGCAGTCGGCGGGACACACGGCCGCGAAGAGGCACCCGGCCGGAGCGTCGCTATCGTTGCCCGCGAAGCGCTCGACTACTACGACGGGAGCATCGAGGGGGCCACTGTGGCCGTACAGGGCTTTGGCGCTGTGGGCGCAAACGCCGCACGCCTCCTCGACTCTTGGGGCGCTTCTGTGGTCGCTGTCAGCGACGTCGACGGCGGCATTTACGACGAATCCGGACTCGATATCGAATCGATTTCGGCCGACGGCGACGACCACGGTCAGTTAGGAGATGTCGACGCACCACGTCAGCTATCCAACGCCGAACTGCTGGAACTCGACGTCGATGTCCTCATTCCCGCAGCGGTCGGGAATGTCCTGACCAAGGAGAACGCTGCGGACGTACAGGCAAGCATCATTGTCGAAGGGGCAAACGGCCCCACAACAACAGCAGCCGATACGGTGTTCAAAGAGCGAAACATCCCCGTCATTCCGGACATCCTCGCCAACGCCGGCGGCGTCACCGCGAGCTACTTCGAGTGGCTCCAGCACATCAACCGCCGGAGCTGGTCCCGCGAGGAGGTCAACGACGAACTGGAAGCCGAGATGCTCGACGCTTGGGACGCGCTTCGGACCGAAGTCGAGGACCGCGATGTCACGTGGCGAACAGCTGCCTACATCGTCGCGCTCTCGCGAATCGGTGACGCTATGAACGCCCGCGGGCTATGGCCGTAG
- the rocF gene encoding arginase: MSLQSTHSQDHSRPVPPVAVLGVPFALGADRRGVDMGPSAIRYGGLSAALDTAGVDYTDAGDLSLPTLRSQPATPDDGAKYLDAIAEMTDTLADRVATEIADGSVPLVLGGDHSIAMGTMRGAAQTAELGVVWFDAHGDYNTPTTSPSGNVHGMPLAAAHGYGDFTEKPWATAPNVSEENTVIVGARSLDADERAVLRDSEISVFTMADIDKRGIGPVTDEALDIATDGVDDIHVSLDLDWLDPDDAPGVGTPVPGGVTYREAHTAMERVADRNAAESVLRSLDVVEVNPILDKRNTTGERAAELAASAFGKRIL, encoded by the coding sequence ATGTCGCTCCAGTCTACACACTCGCAAGACCACAGTCGTCCCGTGCCACCCGTTGCGGTGCTCGGTGTCCCGTTCGCTCTCGGTGCCGACCGACGCGGCGTCGACATGGGGCCGTCGGCGATTCGCTACGGTGGCCTCAGCGCCGCGCTTGATACGGCCGGTGTCGACTACACTGACGCTGGGGACCTGTCACTGCCGACGCTACGCTCTCAGCCGGCGACCCCCGACGACGGTGCGAAGTACCTCGACGCTATCGCGGAAATGACCGACACCCTTGCCGACCGGGTGGCAACCGAAATAGCCGACGGAAGCGTGCCGCTGGTGTTAGGTGGCGACCACTCTATCGCGATGGGAACTATGCGCGGTGCGGCCCAGACGGCCGAACTCGGCGTCGTCTGGTTCGACGCACACGGCGATTACAACACCCCGACGACTTCGCCCAGCGGCAACGTCCACGGCATGCCGCTCGCGGCCGCCCACGGCTACGGTGACTTCACCGAGAAGCCGTGGGCCACCGCCCCGAACGTCTCCGAGGAGAACACCGTCATCGTCGGAGCGCGGAGCCTCGACGCCGACGAGCGAGCGGTCCTTCGGGACAGCGAAATCTCCGTCTTTACGATGGCAGACATCGATAAACGGGGCATCGGACCCGTCACTGACGAGGCGCTCGACATCGCGACTGATGGCGTCGATGACATCCACGTCAGCCTCGATCTCGACTGGCTCGACCCGGACGACGCCCCGGGAGTCGGGACACCGGTCCCGGGCGGCGTCACGTACCGGGAGGCACATACGGCGATGGAACGGGTCGCCGACCGCAACGCTGCCGAATCGGTGCTGCGCTCGCTCGATGTCGTCGAAGTCAATCCTATCCTCGACAAGCGCAATACAACGGGCGAACGGGCGGCCGAACTCGCCGCCAGCGCGTTCGGCAAACGGATCCTGTAG
- a CDS encoding aspartate aminotransferase family protein, whose protein sequence is MDRDTAEPRVDSLPGPQSSEWVEYHHETAAPSTYVYDFVWDITEDAIGPFCTDADGNVLLDFTCHVAASPLGYNNPKVLDRADEFDMVDPLKIAGQDFYISTGGSPDETSLPGPAHLMDRLTDITSHYDFDTVFLSNSGAEAVENAMKVCYDNCETPKYGITFDGAFHGRTLGALSLNRSKSVYRRKFPELSGIHDVEYSEAGVERLRSKLDADTGHIPPEEVAFLILEPIQGEGGYRVPNPEFLSAVDDLCREHDIPIIADEIQSGVGRTGEMWAVDHYDIEPDVITSAKALRVGATVSRSDIFPSETSRLSSTWGAGDILGSMRGALTLAAIEDHDLLDNAAEKGTYFMDRLRDISADRQLVEDVRGLGLMTALEFDTADRRDAVMETALQHGLLTLGCGQKSLRLLPPLDVTERELELCLDILDSVFTEVAGAVASA, encoded by the coding sequence ATGGACCGCGATACTGCAGAGCCGCGTGTCGATAGCCTTCCCGGCCCACAGAGCAGCGAGTGGGTCGAGTACCACCACGAGACTGCCGCGCCAAGTACGTACGTGTACGATTTCGTCTGGGACATCACTGAAGACGCAATCGGTCCGTTCTGTACAGACGCGGACGGCAACGTCCTACTCGATTTCACCTGCCACGTCGCCGCGTCACCGCTTGGCTACAACAACCCGAAAGTGCTCGACCGCGCCGACGAGTTCGACATGGTCGACCCGCTGAAAATCGCCGGCCAAGATTTCTATATCAGCACCGGCGGTTCGCCCGATGAAACGTCGCTGCCGGGGCCCGCCCACCTGATGGATCGACTGACCGACATTACCAGCCATTACGACTTCGACACCGTCTTCCTCTCGAACTCCGGGGCCGAGGCCGTCGAGAACGCGATGAAGGTCTGTTACGACAACTGCGAGACGCCGAAATACGGCATTACTTTCGACGGCGCGTTCCACGGACGGACCCTCGGGGCGCTTTCACTGAACCGTTCGAAGTCCGTCTATCGCCGGAAGTTCCCCGAGCTCAGCGGGATTCACGATGTGGAGTACTCCGAGGCCGGCGTCGAACGCCTCCGTTCGAAACTCGACGCAGACACCGGCCACATCCCGCCCGAGGAAGTCGCGTTCCTCATCTTGGAGCCGATACAGGGCGAAGGCGGCTATCGCGTCCCGAACCCCGAGTTCCTCTCGGCCGTCGACGACCTCTGCCGGGAACACGATATCCCGATCATCGCCGACGAAATTCAGTCGGGAGTCGGCCGCACGGGTGAGATGTGGGCCGTCGACCACTACGACATCGAACCGGATGTCATCACGAGCGCGAAAGCGCTTCGGGTCGGCGCGACCGTCTCTCGGTCGGACATCTTCCCGTCTGAAACGTCGCGGCTCTCCTCGACGTGGGGGGCCGGCGACATCCTCGGCTCGATGCGCGGAGCCCTGACACTCGCCGCCATCGAGGATCACGACCTGCTTGACAACGCCGCCGAGAAGGGGACGTACTTCATGGACCGCCTCCGAGATATCTCGGCGGACCGTCAGCTGGTCGAGGACGTTCGTGGTCTCGGTCTGATGACTGCTCTGGAGTTCGATACGGCTGACCGCCGTGACGCTGTGATGGAAACCGCACTCCAGCATGGCCTCCTCACGCTGGGCTGTGGCCAGAAGTCGCTCCGACTCCTCCCGCCGCTTGATGTCACCGAACGCGAGCTGGAACTCTGTCTCGACATCCTCGATTCGGTGTTTACCGAGGTTGCAGGCGCTGTCGCGTCCGCCTGA
- a CDS encoding transporter substrate-binding domain-containing protein: MPREARVDRRRYLQAIGGTVATLSVAGCQSGSGDSQTLTAATAPGFPPFEMKQDGELVGFDVELLEAVITATEYELGGWEELEFKSLIPALNNGNVDVVAAGMTINDERDEAIDFSDPYYSSNQAIVVRESGSFSPSSLDDLSGSAVGAQKGTTGESVIKDQLIEAGTIQESQYNAYGNYVLAVEDLLNENVDVIIIDVPVANSFVADRPIESAFVHETGEQFGFGIQSGSDELAGALNSGLTAVEDDGTYKDLTKKWFGQK; encoded by the coding sequence ATGCCACGAGAGGCACGCGTAGACAGACGGAGGTATCTGCAGGCAATCGGTGGCACTGTCGCGACACTGTCAGTGGCCGGCTGCCAGTCAGGGAGCGGGGACTCACAGACGCTCACCGCTGCAACCGCGCCGGGCTTTCCGCCGTTTGAGATGAAACAGGACGGCGAACTCGTCGGCTTCGACGTCGAACTGCTGGAAGCCGTTATCACGGCGACGGAGTACGAACTGGGCGGCTGGGAGGAACTGGAGTTCAAGTCGCTCATTCCGGCGCTGAACAACGGGAACGTCGATGTCGTCGCTGCGGGCATGACCATCAACGACGAACGCGACGAAGCGATCGACTTCTCCGACCCGTACTACAGTTCGAATCAGGCCATCGTCGTCCGGGAAAGCGGGTCGTTCTCACCGTCGTCGCTAGACGACCTCTCCGGATCGGCAGTCGGTGCACAGAAGGGAACGACTGGTGAATCCGTCATCAAGGACCAGCTCATCGAAGCGGGGACGATTCAAGAGTCGCAGTACAACGCGTACGGTAACTACGTGCTTGCTGTCGAAGATTTGCTGAACGAAAACGTCGACGTCATCATCATCGACGTCCCCGTCGCGAACTCCTTCGTGGCAGATCGACCCATCGAGTCTGCGTTCGTCCACGAAACCGGCGAGCAGTTCGGGTTCGGCATTCAGTCCGGCAGCGACGAACTCGCGGGCGCGCTCAACAGTGGGTTGACCGCAGTTGAGGACGATGGGACGTACAAGGACCTGACCAAGAAGTGGTTCGGACAGAAGTGA
- a CDS encoding amino acid ABC transporter permease: MAATLLQTADWLFVVDNLGLLLGGTAVTIGLTVASILLGFVVGFPAGAIEVYGSDRARRLVEQVGVVLRGTPLLVIIMILYFGLSVSSSAFVTATIALGLRSAAYQSQIFRGALQSVDDGQLEAARAVAMSRFEAIRHVVVPQALRRSVPGFQNEFTIVLKDTSIAIVIGIGELLTTGQNLYEGGRSTAALEIFLVVSLVYFVLTFATNRSLDRLSDYYAVPEGTT, from the coding sequence ATGGCAGCAACCCTACTTCAGACCGCTGACTGGCTGTTCGTCGTCGACAATCTGGGCCTGTTGCTCGGCGGGACAGCTGTCACCATCGGGCTCACTGTAGCCAGCATTCTTCTGGGATTCGTTGTCGGGTTCCCAGCGGGTGCAATAGAGGTGTACGGCTCGGACAGGGCCCGTCGACTGGTCGAACAGGTCGGGGTCGTCCTTCGCGGTACCCCGCTGTTGGTCATCATTATGATCCTGTACTTCGGCCTGTCCGTTTCCAGTAGCGCGTTCGTCACGGCGACCATCGCGCTCGGTCTCCGGAGCGCCGCCTATCAGTCACAGATATTCCGCGGTGCGCTCCAGAGCGTTGATGACGGACAACTGGAAGCGGCACGTGCCGTCGCGATGTCCCGTTTTGAAGCGATTCGGCACGTCGTCGTCCCACAGGCGCTCCGCCGGAGCGTTCCGGGATTCCAGAACGAGTTTACCATCGTCCTCAAGGACACGAGCATCGCTATCGTCATCGGTATCGGCGAACTGCTGACGACGGGCCAGAACCTCTACGAGGGCGGGCGGTCGACCGCGGCACTCGAGATATTCCTCGTCGTCAGCCTCGTTTACTTCGTGCTGACGTTTGCGACGAATCGATCACTCGACAGACTCAGCGACTACTACGCGGTACCGGAGGGAACGACATGA
- a CDS encoding amino acid ABC transporter ATP-binding protein, producing MTQPLLSIDDLHKSYGSEEVLEGVGLEMEQGDVTVLIGPSGSGKSTLLRCVNRLTEINSGRIALDGQDVTGSDTDVNELRKQVGMVFQDFNLFAHLTALENVTLGPKKVLGMDAADAEAAGRDYLEQVGLLEQADSYPAELSGGQKQRVGIARALAMDPELLLFDEPTSALDPELVGEVVDVMRDLAAEGITMLVVSHEMDFARSAASDIVFLDDGDIVEHGPPKQLFQNPTADRTEQFLSRLHAHEETP from the coding sequence ATGACACAGCCATTACTCTCAATTGACGACCTGCACAAGTCCTACGGGAGCGAAGAGGTACTGGAAGGCGTGGGCCTCGAGATGGAGCAGGGCGACGTGACCGTCCTCATCGGCCCCAGCGGCTCAGGTAAGTCCACGCTGCTCCGATGTGTGAACCGACTGACGGAGATCAACAGCGGCCGGATCGCCCTCGATGGGCAAGACGTGACTGGATCTGACACCGATGTCAACGAGCTGCGAAAGCAGGTCGGCATGGTGTTTCAGGATTTCAACCTCTTTGCGCACCTGACGGCGCTCGAAAACGTCACGCTCGGCCCGAAAAAAGTACTCGGCATGGACGCTGCTGACGCCGAGGCAGCTGGACGGGACTACCTCGAACAGGTCGGATTACTGGAGCAAGCGGATTCCTATCCCGCTGAACTTTCCGGCGGGCAGAAACAGCGCGTCGGCATCGCGCGCGCACTCGCAATGGATCCAGAGCTGTTGCTGTTCGACGAGCCGACCAGTGCGCTTGATCCGGAACTCGTCGGCGAGGTCGTCGACGTGATGCGTGACCTCGCCGCCGAGGGCATCACGATGCTCGTGGTCAGTCACGAGATGGATTTCGCCCGGTCGGCGGCGTCGGACATCGTGTTCCTCGACGACGGTGACATCGTCGAACACGGTCCGCCGAAGCAATTGTTCCAGAACCCGACTGCGGACCGAACCGAACAGTTCCTGAGCAGACTGCACGCACACGAGGAGACGCCATGA
- a CDS encoding amino acid ABC transporter permease — protein sequence MSTAESTTSPNPGLRDRVGTVFTVRPLTVGLMLFWVWVLARWTTDFVLAGTLGVARGTPFIPAAPILTTADTAASLAASLGVAGAPLVWLADTLRFAADATAYLPALAHGIWTTVLLTVFSVCLGFTLALPLSVVRVYGGRWARWLALSYTELIRGTPLLAQLFVLYFATSLTQVLRGVPGIGVGFVPAQAFWVAVISFTLNSAAYQSEYLRASLESVDGGQLTAARAIGLSKLEGIRYVVVPQGLRLALPSWTNELVYLIKYSSLASFITVQELYGRTSTIANETYQYTELFVLVAILYLALVVSASALMDRVESHTATAGVGHTRQ from the coding sequence ATGAGCACGGCTGAATCTACGACGTCACCGAACCCGGGGCTCCGCGACCGCGTCGGAACGGTCTTTACTGTTCGCCCGCTTACCGTGGGCCTGATGTTGTTCTGGGTCTGGGTTCTCGCTCGCTGGACCACCGATTTCGTCCTCGCAGGGACACTTGGCGTTGCCCGTGGCACACCGTTTATTCCGGCAGCCCCGATTCTGACAACAGCGGATACCGCCGCCTCGCTCGCCGCATCACTCGGTGTCGCCGGCGCGCCGCTGGTGTGGCTCGCTGACACGCTCCGGTTCGCCGCCGACGCGACGGCGTACCTGCCGGCGCTGGCACACGGTATCTGGACGACGGTTCTACTGACCGTTTTCAGTGTCTGTCTCGGGTTCACGCTGGCGCTCCCGCTCAGCGTCGTCCGCGTGTACGGGGGGCGGTGGGCCCGCTGGCTTGCCCTGTCGTACACGGAACTCATCCGCGGAACGCCGCTGCTCGCCCAGTTGTTCGTGCTTTACTTCGCGACGTCACTGACGCAGGTTCTCAGAGGCGTTCCGGGAATCGGTGTCGGGTTCGTCCCGGCACAGGCGTTCTGGGTGGCCGTCATCAGTTTCACACTGAACAGCGCTGCCTACCAGTCCGAATACTTGCGTGCGTCACTGGAGTCAGTTGACGGCGGGCAGCTGACCGCCGCACGCGCCATCGGGCTCTCGAAGCTCGAAGGGATACGGTACGTCGTCGTTCCACAGGGCCTCCGGCTTGCACTTCCCAGTTGGACGAACGAACTCGTGTACCTCATCAAGTACTCCTCGCTGGCGAGCTTCATCACTGTGCAGGAACTGTACGGCAGGACGAGTACCATCGCTAACGAAACGTACCAGTACACGGAACTCTTCGTACTGGTGGCGATACTGTACCTTGCTCTGGTTGTCTCGGCATCAGCATTGATGGACCGCGTCGAATCGCACACTGCAACCGCAGGTGTCGGACACACCAGACAATGA
- a CDS encoding helix-turn-helix domain-containing protein codes for MSQTDSAGARLTLDLWHPNCWAIEATDRTDGGILAHTVQQTVQSPTASVNGVFTAYGPTKSAVEDCLDAVRASSHAGEIQELQARIGHKREAPGTVVRQFLLEYDPDELVCPTLLQHGFVHSAPVRIEDGRERWQVSFTRERPEIQSALDAVEADADADVSVESIVTPVSDSERSVGGLRTDSLTPAQRQAFEAAREAGYYQWPRGISVRELADQMDISKTTLLEHLRTAESKLLDPE; via the coding sequence ATGAGTCAAACCGATAGCGCCGGAGCACGGCTAACACTCGACCTGTGGCACCCGAACTGCTGGGCTATCGAAGCGACCGACCGCACCGATGGCGGCATTCTGGCACACACGGTGCAACAGACCGTACAGTCGCCGACAGCATCGGTCAACGGCGTTTTTACAGCGTATGGACCGACAAAGTCGGCTGTCGAGGACTGCCTCGACGCAGTCCGTGCGTCATCCCACGCCGGAGAGATACAGGAACTTCAGGCACGTATCGGACACAAGCGTGAGGCGCCGGGAACCGTCGTCAGACAGTTCCTGCTAGAGTACGACCCGGACGAGCTGGTCTGCCCGACGCTCCTCCAACACGGGTTCGTCCACAGTGCGCCCGTTCGTATCGAAGACGGTCGCGAACGGTGGCAGGTGAGCTTCACCAGAGAGCGCCCCGAAATCCAGTCCGCACTCGATGCCGTCGAGGCTGACGCCGACGCTGACGTATCGGTCGAATCCATCGTCACACCGGTCAGCGATTCCGAACGGTCGGTGGGTGGGCTGCGAACCGACTCACTGACGCCGGCCCAGCGACAAGCCTTCGAAGCGGCCCGCGAGGCAGGCTACTACCAGTGGCCGCGCGGAATCTCGGTTCGCGAGCTAGCCGACCAGATGGACATCTCGAAGACCACGTTGCTCGAACATCTCCGAACGGCTGAGTCGAAACTTCTGGATCCCGAGTAG
- a CDS encoding tyrosine-type recombinase/integrase produces the protein MSTDTATSDAESDPIGYFLDDITYHGKSDRTRAFYERVLRDFESYLAEGHQSLPVQEASHRDCMAYVHSLRGTVEESTVATYASYLHRFFAYMTQVGVFESNPMTLVMEEMDESINTDPTRREIDLQSMRTFVDSVSHPLERAIVVTLLKTGMRAGELCNLDIRDLNLETPGPRPDIPVRAGLDGRPDSLFVATGPTRGEASNGEERTASNKRKRETTIPVDTELASVLRRWLAIRPDTQSPAAPLFVSTSDSWGERLTPNMVHHIVESHAREFGWYTDGGGAEENVTPHYFRHFFTTHLRDRTGERGVVKYLRGDVAQDVIDTYTHEWGTRVRDVYEAEIYSLL, from the coding sequence ATGAGCACGGATACAGCTACGTCGGACGCCGAATCGGATCCGATCGGATATTTCCTCGATGACATCACATATCACGGAAAGAGCGACCGGACTCGCGCATTCTATGAACGCGTCCTTCGGGACTTCGAATCCTATCTGGCGGAGGGACACCAGTCGCTCCCCGTCCAAGAGGCGTCCCACCGCGACTGCATGGCATACGTGCACAGTCTCCGTGGCACCGTCGAAGAAAGTACCGTCGCAACGTACGCCTCCTATCTGCACCGTTTTTTCGCGTACATGACACAGGTAGGGGTCTTCGAATCGAACCCGATGACACTTGTCATGGAAGAGATGGACGAGTCCATCAACACCGACCCAACCCGTCGCGAAATAGACCTCCAGTCGATGCGTACGTTCGTCGACAGCGTGTCACATCCGCTAGAACGGGCTATCGTAGTGACGTTGCTGAAGACCGGAATGCGAGCCGGTGAACTGTGCAACCTCGATATCCGGGATCTCAACCTCGAAACCCCCGGGCCTAGACCGGATATCCCGGTCCGAGCGGGGCTTGACGGGCGTCCAGACTCGCTGTTCGTCGCGACGGGACCGACTCGCGGCGAGGCCAGTAATGGGGAAGAACGGACAGCGTCGAATAAGCGCAAACGGGAGACGACGATCCCAGTCGACACCGAGCTAGCATCCGTATTGCGGCGCTGGCTCGCGATTCGACCGGATACGCAGTCCCCGGCAGCGCCGCTGTTTGTGTCGACGAGTGACAGCTGGGGAGAGCGTCTCACACCGAACATGGTCCACCACATCGTCGAATCCCACGCCCGCGAGTTCGGCTGGTACACGGACGGTGGGGGAGCCGAAGAGAACGTTACGCCGCATTACTTCCGGCACTTCTTTACGACACATCTCCGGGACCGGACCGGTGAGCGCGGCGTCGTCAAGTACCTCAGAGGTGACGTAGCACAGGACGTCATCGATACGTACACCCACGAATGGGGGACTCGAGTCAGGGATGTGTACGAGGCCGAAATCTACTCGCTACTGTAA
- a CDS encoding DUF5805 domain-containing protein, whose protein sequence is MSSDSERTTVRTYIPAYQKEQWQAHAEELDMSQSEFVRAMVQAGRSGFEPAAAETAESDAGESNSVEHRSSDATPGGDGLKDRVQEILEDGDYYEWDDLLAELTDDIEERLEDALQELQSNNEVQYSGRHGGYVRDE, encoded by the coding sequence GTGTCCAGTGACAGTGAGCGAACGACGGTTCGGACGTACATTCCGGCCTACCAGAAAGAACAGTGGCAGGCCCACGCCGAGGAACTGGATATGAGCCAGAGCGAGTTTGTCCGGGCAATGGTACAGGCGGGCCGAAGCGGCTTCGAGCCAGCAGCGGCCGAAACAGCCGAATCGGATGCCGGTGAGAGCAATAGTGTGGAACACCGTTCTTCGGACGCTACCCCCGGGGGTGACGGGTTGAAAGACAGGGTGCAGGAAATCCTTGAGGATGGTGACTACTACGAGTGGGACGACCTGCTTGCCGAACTGACTGACGATATCGAGGAGCGCCTCGAAGATGCGCTACAGGAACTGCAATCTAACAACGAAGTGCAGTACAGCGGGCGACATGGGGGGTACGTTCGCGACGAATGA